In Neorhizobium galegae, the following proteins share a genomic window:
- a CDS encoding nucleotidyltransferase family protein, which produces MTIQRAPIKQAMVLAAGLGTRMRPITNTMPKPLVPVAGKPMIDYVLDSLREAGVERAVVNVHHFADQMAAHLAAYKGLEILISDERDALMNNGGGIVKGLKLLDRSTIFVMNADLFWIGETPGKPTNLQHLAGFFDPERMDMAMLCVDIDNTTGHNGVNDFGMDADGRLRRYRFDPTNPVVYAGAFAMSPSFLDDAPSDAFNINIYFDKAITRGRLFGTMLDGHWITVGTPEALPEAEAVIARYPVEA; this is translated from the coding sequence ATGACCATTCAACGAGCCCCCATCAAACAGGCGATGGTGCTTGCCGCAGGGCTCGGCACCCGTATGCGGCCGATCACCAACACGATGCCGAAGCCGCTGGTGCCGGTCGCCGGCAAGCCGATGATCGATTATGTGCTGGATTCGCTGAGAGAAGCCGGCGTCGAGCGCGCCGTCGTCAACGTGCACCACTTCGCCGACCAGATGGCGGCGCATCTTGCGGCCTATAAGGGCCTCGAAATCCTCATCTCCGACGAGCGCGACGCGCTGATGAACAATGGCGGCGGGATCGTGAAGGGGCTGAAGCTTCTCGATCGCAGCACGATTTTCGTCATGAATGCCGACCTCTTCTGGATCGGCGAGACACCGGGCAAGCCCACCAACCTGCAGCACCTGGCCGGATTCTTCGACCCTGAGCGCATGGACATGGCGATGCTCTGCGTCGATATCGACAACACGACCGGGCACAACGGCGTCAACGATTTCGGCATGGACGCGGATGGCCGGTTGAGGCGTTACCGCTTCGATCCGACCAATCCGGTCGTCTATGCCGGCGCCTTCGCGATGAGCCCGTCCTTCCTCGACGACGCGCCGTCCGACGCGTTCAACATCAACATCTATTTCGACAAGGCGATCACCCGCGGCCGGCTCTTTGGCACGATGCTCGACGGCCACTGGATCACCGTCGGCACGCCGGAAGCGCTGCCGGAAGCCGAAGCGGTGATCGCGCGCTATCCGGTGGAGGCATGA
- the tsaE gene encoding tRNA (adenosine(37)-N6)-threonylcarbamoyltransferase complex ATPase subunit type 1 TsaE, with protein MSGETALTLTLADEAETIRLGEDLALALNKGDWIALSGDLGAGKSTFARAFLRALADDVELEVPSPTFTLVQSYELRIPVSHFDLYRLGDSSELDELGFDEALSNGICLVEWPEVADNLLPQARIQLRLEQHGSGRTATITAPDAQMQRIRRVLAIREFLDSHGYPGARRRFLTGDASTRAYESVTIANGETLILMDWPRPAQGPPVLDGKPYPKVAHLAEDPYPFVAIDEYLRELGLAAPEVLHVDYDQGILLIENLGEEGAVDEDGNPIEERYRESIVCLAFLHSHEMRQDLPVGDGHIHHIPDFDPTAMKMEARLLIDWHLPWKRGTPATDEERQEYLEIWDNLVRELDGVEKNLLLRDFHSPNIIWRPHESGVRRVGLIDFQDSMIGPTAYDLASIVQDARVDIPKALADQLMLDYVTLRRALGAFDEPTFLKAWAIMAAQRNCKLAGLWVRLLQRDGKPGYLKHMPRTLRYLATALSHDVLSPLRDWCRRAGIELPES; from the coding sequence ATGAGTGGTGAGACGGCCCTTACCCTGACGCTTGCCGACGAGGCCGAAACGATCCGCCTCGGCGAAGACCTGGCATTGGCGCTGAACAAGGGCGACTGGATCGCCCTTTCCGGCGATCTCGGCGCCGGCAAATCGACCTTCGCACGGGCTTTTTTGCGCGCGCTGGCCGATGACGTTGAACTCGAAGTGCCGAGCCCGACCTTCACGCTGGTGCAGAGTTACGAGCTGCGCATTCCGGTCTCGCATTTCGATCTCTATCGGCTGGGCGATTCCTCCGAATTGGACGAGCTTGGTTTCGACGAGGCGCTTTCCAACGGCATCTGTCTGGTGGAATGGCCCGAGGTCGCCGACAACCTGCTGCCGCAGGCCCGCATCCAGCTTCGGCTCGAACAGCACGGCAGCGGCCGGACCGCGACGATCACCGCCCCGGACGCACAGATGCAGCGCATCCGCCGCGTGCTGGCGATCCGCGAATTCCTCGACAGCCATGGCTATCCCGGCGCCCGGCGGCGGTTCCTCACCGGCGACGCTTCGACACGCGCCTATGAGAGCGTGACAATCGCAAACGGCGAAACGCTGATCCTGATGGACTGGCCGCGCCCGGCGCAAGGGCCGCCGGTTCTCGACGGAAAACCCTATCCCAAGGTCGCGCATCTCGCAGAAGACCCCTACCCCTTCGTGGCGATCGACGAATACCTGCGCGAACTGGGGCTGGCAGCGCCGGAAGTGCTGCATGTGGATTACGACCAGGGCATCCTGCTGATCGAAAATCTCGGCGAAGAGGGTGCCGTCGACGAAGACGGCAATCCCATCGAGGAGCGCTACCGGGAAAGCATCGTGTGCCTCGCCTTCCTGCACAGCCACGAGATGCGCCAGGACCTGCCGGTCGGCGACGGGCATATCCATCACATCCCAGATTTCGATCCCACGGCGATGAAGATGGAGGCCCGGCTTCTGATCGACTGGCATCTGCCCTGGAAGCGCGGCACGCCTGCGACCGACGAGGAACGGCAGGAATACCTGGAGATCTGGGACAACCTGGTCCGCGAGCTCGACGGCGTCGAGAAGAACCTGCTGCTGCGCGATTTCCATTCGCCGAACATCATCTGGCGGCCACATGAATCCGGCGTGCGGCGCGTCGGCCTGATCGATTTCCAGGATTCGATGATCGGCCCGACCGCCTATGACCTCGCCTCGATCGTCCAGGACGCGCGAGTGGACATTCCGAAGGCGCTTGCCGATCAGCTGATGCTGGACTACGTGACGCTTCGCCGTGCCCTCGGGGCCTTCGACGAGCCGACGTTCCTGAAGGCCTGGGCGATCATGGCGGCACAGCGCAACTGCAAGCTTGCCGGTCTCTGGGTGCGGCTCTTGCAGCGGGACGGCAAGCCGGGCTATCTGAAGCACATGCCGCGGACGCTCCGCTATCTCGCGACGGCGCTGAGCCACGATGTGCTCAGCCCCTTGCGCGATTGGTGCCGTCGGGCTGGAATAGAACTGCCCGAATCATAA